In Kitasatospora sp. NA04385, a single genomic region encodes these proteins:
- the mptB gene encoding polyprenol phosphomannose-dependent alpha 1,6 mannosyltransferase MptB, with protein sequence MPNTGANAYPGRYRWLGLLGSLALAAGGLTSGALPAAATGPALRASGGAGTVLVFAGLTVLTAAWLLLGTSGRRAEGRHPSATRWLAVTLAWWAAPLLLLPPLFSRDVYSYLAQGALLASGFDVYTDGPAALGGPVAQQVPQVWQHTPAPYGPGFLLLARAAAPLAAHPYAGVLLLRLSAVLAVAALAALLPALARRLGTDPAAALRLGALNPLVLLHLVAGAHNDAVPLALLLAALLAATRRRPLLAAVLIALATLVKAPAALALPAAWWLAAGFSAQRLGQLADRGGWFAPAGRSAVVGGDAADGSGGRGRGFRLAVAMAAAAAGFSAQRQGQLAYRRGWFASTGRLAAVGGGAAGGAAGDPGGRGRGLRFAVAMAAAAAGFSAQRLGQLADRRGWFAPAGRSAVVGGGAAGGPGGRGRGFRLAVAMAAAVAATTAAVTAVAGTGYGWVAALTTPATDRSWSPTSGLGRLFAGLTGTAPQDAVAGARLLGLAAAAGVLGLLAARVVRRGSEPLAALALGFGALVVLGPAFRPWYALWCAVPAAFAVPAETARRAIELACAALAFTVMPDGFEPDAAELVLAAGGLAAGAVAVFLTERQITFQERQPAC encoded by the coding sequence GGCCTGACCGTCCTCACCGCCGCCTGGCTGCTGCTGGGCACCTCCGGCCGCCGCGCCGAGGGCCGACACCCCTCCGCCACCCGCTGGTTGGCCGTCACCCTGGCCTGGTGGGCCGCCCCGCTGCTGCTCCTGCCCCCGCTGTTCAGCCGCGACGTCTACAGCTACCTCGCCCAAGGAGCCCTGCTGGCAAGCGGGTTCGACGTCTACACGGACGGCCCGGCCGCGCTCGGCGGCCCCGTCGCCCAGCAGGTGCCGCAGGTCTGGCAGCACACCCCCGCCCCGTACGGCCCCGGCTTCCTGCTGCTGGCCCGGGCCGCCGCGCCGCTCGCCGCCCACCCGTACGCCGGTGTCCTGCTGCTGCGGCTGAGCGCCGTCCTGGCCGTCGCCGCCCTCGCCGCGCTGCTGCCCGCCCTCGCCCGGCGCCTCGGCACCGACCCGGCCGCCGCGCTGCGGCTGGGCGCGCTCAACCCGCTGGTCCTGCTGCACCTGGTCGCCGGGGCCCACAACGACGCCGTCCCGCTCGCCCTGCTGCTCGCCGCCCTGCTCGCCGCCACCCGCCGCCGCCCCCTGCTCGCCGCCGTCCTGATCGCGCTCGCCACCCTGGTCAAGGCGCCCGCCGCGCTGGCCCTCCCCGCCGCCTGGTGGCTCGCCGCCGGATTCTCGGCGCAGCGGCTGGGTCAACTCGCCGACCGGGGAGGTTGGTTCGCTCCCGCGGGCCGGTCGGCGGTCGTCGGCGGCGATGCGGCGGATGGCTCGGGCGGGCGGGGGCGCGGGTTCCGGCTCGCCGTGGCGATGGCGGCGGCCGCCGCCGGGTTCTCGGCGCAGCGGCAGGGTCAACTCGCCTATCGGAGAGGTTGGTTCGCCTCCACGGGCCGGTTGGCGGCCGTCGGCGGCGGTGCGGCGGGCGGTGCGGCGGGTGATCCGGGCGGGCGGGGGCGTGGGCTCCGGTTCGCCGTGGCGATGGCGGCGGCCGCCGCCGGGTTCTCGGCGCAGCGGCTGGGTCAACTCGCCGACCGGAGAGGGTGGTTCGCTCCCGCGGGCCGGTCGGCGGTCGTCGGCGGTGGTGCGGCGGGTGGCCCGGGCGGGCGGGGGCGCGGGTTCCGGCTCGCCGTGGCGATGGCGGCGGCCGTCGCCGCGACCACGGCTGCGGTCACCGCCGTGGCGGGCACCGGCTACGGCTGGGTCGCCGCGCTCACCACCCCGGCCACCGACCGCAGTTGGTCGCCGACCAGCGGCCTCGGCCGGTTGTTCGCCGGACTGACCGGCACCGCGCCGCAGGACGCGGTCGCCGGGGCCCGGCTGCTGGGGCTGGCGGCCGCGGCGGGAGTGCTCGGCCTGCTGGCGGCCCGGGTCGTCCGCCGGGGGAGCGAACCGCTGGCGGCCCTGGCCCTCGGGTTCGGCGCGCTGGTCGTCCTCGGGCCCGCCTTCCGCCCCTGGTACGCGCTGTGGTGCGCCGTCCCGGCGGCCTTCGCCGTACCCGCCGAGACCGCCCGGAGGGCGATCGAACTCGCCTGCGCGGCACTCGCGTTCACCGTCATGCCGGACGGATTCGAGCCGGACGCCGCCGAGTTGGTGCTCGCCGCGGGCGGCCTCGCCGCCGGGGCGGTCGCCGTGTTCCTGACGGAGCGTCAGATCACCTTCCAGGAAAGGCAGCCCGCGTGCTGA
- a CDS encoding glycosyltransferase 87 family protein — MLTRGTTTARIAVLAGCVLVTALVLAVIPGHRGWFDIGVYYGTVRHWAATGQLYDYVRPGTAYGFTYPPFAAVCMLPMRLFGWHPAIAVGVVLSAAATALLLYWTVDPIARRRGWCRWYAFGLAACLFGLSNPVRDTFSFGQVNLLLVALVFADRQLTGSRFAHGRWRLLAGVGTGLAAAIKLTPALFIVHLLLTRRWRAAATATATALAATGAGFLIGPGVSRQFWTVTLWDTDRVGGFANMSNQSLQGLIARLGPQLPGRALWVAASLAVLAVWAHRLRRADASGDSLAAYSLTGIACCLVSPITWVHHLVWMLPALVVLADAALDRTRRRRGRLALCWLLQLVVSSGMVWLWRPDGRDLGTLLGGSAYALLTLGLLFATPIRPRPDGPGPDGPDRPEHPAAARLPRPAGRRPAPVG; from the coding sequence GTGCTGACCCGCGGCACCACCACCGCCAGGATCGCGGTCCTCGCCGGGTGCGTCCTCGTCACCGCCCTGGTCCTGGCGGTCATCCCGGGCCACCGGGGCTGGTTCGACATCGGCGTGTACTACGGCACCGTCCGCCACTGGGCCGCCACCGGACAGCTCTACGACTACGTCCGGCCCGGCACCGCCTACGGGTTCACCTACCCGCCGTTCGCCGCCGTCTGCATGCTGCCGATGCGGCTGTTCGGGTGGCACCCGGCCATCGCGGTCGGCGTCGTCCTGTCCGCCGCGGCCACCGCGCTGCTGCTGTACTGGACCGTCGACCCGATCGCCCGCCGCCGGGGCTGGTGCCGCTGGTACGCGTTCGGCCTCGCGGCCTGCCTGTTCGGCCTGAGCAACCCCGTCCGCGACACCTTCAGCTTCGGCCAGGTCAACCTGCTGCTGGTCGCGCTGGTCTTCGCCGACCGGCAGTTGACGGGCAGCCGGTTCGCACACGGCAGGTGGCGGCTGCTCGCCGGGGTGGGGACGGGGCTGGCGGCCGCGATCAAGCTCACCCCGGCGCTGTTCATCGTCCACCTGCTGCTCACCCGCCGCTGGCGGGCCGCGGCGACCGCCACCGCCACCGCGCTGGCCGCCACCGGCGCGGGCTTCCTGATCGGCCCCGGGGTCTCCCGGCAGTTCTGGACCGTCACCCTGTGGGACACCGACCGGGTCGGCGGCTTCGCCAACATGTCCAACCAGTCCCTGCAGGGGCTGATCGCCCGGCTCGGCCCCCAACTCCCGGGCCGCGCCCTGTGGGTGGCCGCCTCACTGGCCGTGCTGGCGGTCTGGGCGCACCGCCTGCGCCGCGCCGACGCCTCCGGCGACAGCCTCGCCGCGTACAGCCTCACCGGGATCGCCTGCTGCCTGGTCAGCCCGATCACCTGGGTGCACCACCTGGTCTGGATGCTGCCCGCCCTGGTCGTCCTCGCCGACGCCGCCCTGGACCGCACCCGTCGGCGCCGCGGCCGGCTCGCCCTGTGCTGGCTGCTCCAACTCGTCGTCTCCAGCGGCATGGTGTGGCTCTGGCGCCCCGACGGCCGCGACCTCGGTACCCTCCTCGGCGGCAGCGCCTACGCCCTGCTCACCCTCGGCCTGCTGTTCGCCACCCCGATCCGGCCGCGCCCCGACGGGCCCGGGCCGGACGGACCCGACCGGCCGGAGCACCCCGCCGCCGCCCGCCTCCCGCGCCCCGCCGGCCGCCGCCCCGCCCCCGTCGGCTGA
- a CDS encoding TetR/AcrR family transcriptional regulator: protein MPEPARIPAERRRRRPTKNGTVLTEEAIVTAALELIEAPSGNALTVRRLGTALGCDPSTVYRYFADTDALLLAAADRLIGDSLDGFVPDPDWRTALRDFAVRVHSSVLRHPRLAAVRASRMTAGPAERRAVDTGIGLLLRAGFTPAEAVGHYRTFIDTVLAHATLDADVLSLSERQRTQQAELWRAADTLPPEEYPHLHAVRDHLPDLAASAFPETLDILLAHLAARAPRRTAPTA from the coding sequence GTGCCGGAACCCGCCCGCATCCCCGCCGAACGCCGCCGCCGGCGCCCGACCAAGAACGGCACCGTGCTCACCGAGGAGGCGATCGTCACCGCGGCGCTCGAACTGATCGAGGCCCCCAGCGGCAACGCCCTCACCGTGCGGCGGCTCGGCACCGCCCTCGGCTGCGACCCCTCCACCGTCTACCGCTACTTCGCCGACACCGACGCCCTGCTGCTCGCCGCCGCCGACCGGCTCATCGGCGACTCCCTGGACGGCTTCGTCCCCGACCCCGACTGGCGGACCGCCCTGCGCGACTTCGCCGTCCGCGTCCACAGCTCGGTCCTGCGCCACCCCCGACTGGCCGCCGTGCGCGCCTCCCGGATGACCGCGGGCCCCGCCGAGCGCCGCGCCGTCGACACCGGCATCGGGCTCCTGCTGCGGGCGGGCTTCACCCCCGCCGAGGCGGTCGGCCACTACCGCACCTTCATCGACACCGTCCTCGCCCACGCCACCCTCGACGCCGACGTCCTCAGCCTCTCCGAACGGCAGCGCACCCAGCAGGCCGAGCTCTGGCGGGCGGCCGACACCCTGCCCCCCGAGGAGTACCCGCACCTGCACGCCGTCCGCGACCACCTGCCGGACCTCGCCGCCTCCGCCTTCCCCGAGACCCTGGACATCCTCCTCGCCCACCTGGCCGCACGAGCCCCCCGGCGCACCGCCCCCACCGCCTGA
- a CDS encoding APC family permease: MAAGTPVRPPAPEMRRTLGVRDGVAIAASSTAATTSIGIGMGALAVYAGRQTPALLLVAFLPILGIALSYARLNRTEPNCGNGYTWVGRSVGAWPGFLTGWVVLVANVVFMAYTSAITGSVVLQFVNKAGLHRLPGIDLDPGSTGISTVVGLVALVAVTVTAVTGVRSATRLQWVLLAFEYTVLLVFCAWALVSGHESFSWNWLNPFAIGSFQSLAQGLVLAVFVFWGWDAAFTVNEETKNASDASRGGLIALLAMLGLLVFAAISFQRLMGNDELVAQGPQALTYLGAKLAPEPWASLPLAALMCSAFASLQSSVIPTARGALAMGRDQTLGRLWTRVHPRYGSPAVGTLLIMAMSAAVAVLAVGIPKINLMILTAVNSIGLIVALYYGLTALACAVRFRADLREGPSAALRGVIVPGLSALVLFGLGGYLAYQYATMSDHFEATPDNGWFMLLIPALIVGSGLVVAAVAKWHRRSPYFTTGRGTDADAIALPMDTTG; this comes from the coding sequence ATGGCCGCCGGCACCCCCGTCAGACCCCCCGCACCGGAGATGCGCCGCACCCTCGGCGTGCGCGACGGCGTCGCCATCGCCGCCTCCAGCACGGCCGCCACCACCAGCATCGGCATCGGCATGGGCGCGCTCGCGGTGTACGCGGGCCGCCAGACCCCGGCGCTGCTGCTCGTCGCGTTCCTGCCGATCCTCGGCATCGCGCTCTCCTACGCCCGGCTCAACCGCACCGAGCCGAACTGCGGCAACGGCTACACCTGGGTCGGCCGGTCCGTCGGCGCCTGGCCCGGCTTCCTGACCGGCTGGGTGGTGCTCGTCGCCAACGTCGTCTTCATGGCCTACACCAGCGCGATCACCGGCTCGGTGGTCCTGCAGTTCGTCAACAAGGCCGGCCTGCACCGCCTGCCGGGCATCGACCTGGACCCGGGCTCCACCGGCATCAGCACCGTCGTCGGCCTGGTCGCCCTGGTCGCCGTCACCGTCACCGCCGTGACCGGCGTGCGCTCCGCGACCCGCCTGCAGTGGGTCCTGCTCGCCTTCGAGTACACCGTCCTGCTGGTGTTCTGCGCCTGGGCGCTGGTCTCCGGGCACGAGTCCTTCTCCTGGAACTGGCTCAACCCGTTCGCCATCGGCTCCTTCCAGTCCCTCGCCCAGGGCCTGGTGCTGGCCGTGTTCGTCTTCTGGGGCTGGGACGCCGCGTTCACCGTCAACGAGGAGACCAAGAACGCCTCCGACGCCTCCCGCGGCGGCCTGATCGCCCTGCTGGCGATGCTCGGACTGCTGGTGTTCGCCGCGATCTCCTTCCAGCGCCTCATGGGCAACGACGAACTCGTCGCCCAGGGCCCGCAGGCCCTCACCTACCTCGGCGCGAAGCTCGCCCCCGAGCCGTGGGCCTCGCTCCCGCTGGCCGCGCTGATGTGCTCGGCGTTCGCCTCGCTCCAGTCCAGCGTCATCCCGACCGCGCGCGGCGCGCTCGCGATGGGCCGGGACCAGACGCTCGGCCGGCTGTGGACCAGGGTGCACCCCCGCTACGGCTCCCCGGCCGTCGGCACCCTGCTGATCATGGCGATGTCCGCCGCCGTGGCCGTCCTCGCCGTCGGCATCCCGAAGATCAACCTGATGATCCTCACCGCCGTGAACTCCATCGGCCTGATCGTCGCGCTCTACTACGGCCTGACCGCGCTGGCCTGCGCCGTCCGCTTCCGCGCCGACCTGCGGGAGGGCCCCTCCGCGGCGCTGCGCGGCGTCATCGTGCCCGGCCTCAGCGCCCTGGTGCTGTTCGGCCTCGGCGGCTACCTCGCCTACCAGTACGCCACCATGAGCGACCACTTCGAGGCCACCCCCGACAACGGCTGGTTCATGCTGCTGATCCCGGCCCTGATCGTCGGCTCCGGCCTGGTCGTCGCCGCCGTCGCCAAGTGGCACCGCCGCTCCCCGTACTTCACCACCGGCCGGGGCACCGACGCCGACGCCATCGCCCTGCCGATGGACACCACCGGCTGA
- a CDS encoding amidohydrolase, with translation MHAAATAADLVFTGGPVHTVDPVRPYATSVAVSGGRITAVGHDEVRELIGPATEVVDLHGRLLVPGFQDAHVHPVGAGVEMGQCDLSGATGADEYAALIRAYADAHPERPWITGGGWSMESFPGGTPDRHLLDTLVPDRPVYLVNRDHHGAWANTRALELAGLDRRTPDPADGRIEREADGTPGGTLQEGAMHLVADHVPPVTADEQLAALLRAQAVLHGYGITAWQDALLGEHASTADAAPVYRRAATEGLLTARVRGALWWERDKGLGQIPELLRKREEFTVGRLNTHTVKIMQDGIAENGTAAMLAPYLDACGCATGNSGLSFIEPRELAGIVTALDAEGFQVHFHALGDRAVREALDAVAAALRANGRRDNRHHLAHLQVVDPADVPRFRALGATANVQALWAAHEPQMDELTIPFLGGDRAARQYPFADLVRAGATLAAGSDWPVSSPDPIAALHTAVNRHQPGSDRPVFLPEQRVTLAAALAAYTAGSAHVNHLDDTGTIAPGKLADLAVLDRDPFARPVEEIADTRVLQTFVGGHRVHHAPDA, from the coding sequence ATGCACGCCGCCGCCACCGCCGCCGACCTCGTGTTCACCGGAGGGCCGGTCCACACCGTCGACCCGGTCCGCCCGTACGCCACCTCGGTGGCGGTGAGCGGCGGCCGCATCACGGCGGTCGGCCACGACGAGGTGCGCGAGCTGATCGGACCGGCCACCGAGGTCGTCGACCTGCACGGCCGACTGCTGGTCCCGGGCTTCCAGGACGCCCACGTGCACCCCGTCGGCGCGGGCGTGGAGATGGGCCAGTGCGACCTGTCCGGCGCCACCGGCGCCGACGAGTACGCCGCCCTGATCCGCGCCTACGCCGACGCCCACCCCGAGCGGCCCTGGATCACCGGCGGCGGCTGGTCCATGGAGTCCTTCCCGGGCGGCACCCCCGACCGGCACCTGCTCGACACCCTCGTCCCCGACCGCCCCGTCTACCTGGTCAACCGCGACCACCACGGCGCCTGGGCCAACACCCGCGCCCTCGAACTCGCCGGACTCGACCGCCGCACCCCCGACCCCGCCGACGGCCGGATCGAGCGCGAGGCCGACGGCACCCCCGGCGGCACGCTCCAGGAAGGCGCCATGCACCTGGTCGCCGACCACGTCCCCCCGGTCACCGCCGACGAGCAGCTCGCCGCGCTGCTGCGCGCCCAGGCCGTCCTGCACGGGTACGGCATCACCGCCTGGCAGGACGCCCTGCTCGGCGAGCACGCCTCCACCGCCGACGCCGCCCCCGTCTACCGGCGCGCCGCCACCGAGGGACTGCTCACCGCCCGGGTGCGCGGCGCGTTGTGGTGGGAGCGGGACAAGGGCCTCGGGCAGATACCCGAACTCCTGCGCAAGCGCGAGGAGTTCACCGTCGGCCGACTGAACACCCACACCGTCAAGATCATGCAGGACGGCATCGCCGAGAACGGCACCGCCGCGATGCTCGCCCCCTACCTGGACGCCTGCGGCTGCGCCACCGGCAACTCCGGCCTGTCCTTCATCGAGCCCCGCGAACTCGCCGGGATCGTCACGGCCCTGGACGCCGAGGGCTTCCAGGTGCACTTCCACGCCCTGGGCGACCGCGCCGTCCGCGAGGCCCTCGACGCCGTCGCCGCCGCGCTGCGGGCCAACGGCCGCCGCGACAACCGCCACCACCTCGCGCACCTCCAGGTCGTCGACCCCGCCGACGTCCCGCGCTTCCGCGCGCTCGGCGCCACCGCCAACGTCCAGGCCCTGTGGGCCGCCCACGAACCCCAGATGGACGAGCTCACCATCCCCTTCCTCGGCGGTGACCGCGCCGCCCGCCAGTACCCGTTCGCCGACCTGGTGCGCGCCGGGGCCACCCTCGCGGCGGGCAGCGACTGGCCGGTCTCCAGCCCCGACCCGATCGCCGCCCTGCACACCGCCGTCAACCGCCACCAGCCCGGCTCCGACCGCCCGGTCTTCCTCCCCGAGCAGCGCGTCACCCTGGCCGCGGCCCTCGCCGCCTACACGGCCGGCAGCGCCCACGTGAACCACCTGGACGACACCGGCACGATCGCCCCCGGCAAGCTCGCCGACCTCGCCGTGCTCGACCGCGACCCCTTCGCCCGGCCCGTCGAGGAGATCGCCGACACCCGGGTGCTGCAGACCTTCGTCGGCGGGCACCGCGTCCACCACGCCCCCGACGCCTGA
- the atzF gene encoding allophanate hydrolase encodes MNPTATATTTAPATAAERVAAAYWRIEEADRPEIWITLRPRAEVEAEARALDARTAAGERLPLAGLVYAVKDNIDVAGLPTTAACPAYAYRPEASATAVRRLAAAGAIVLGKTNMDQFATGLVGTRSPYGEVRAAHHPERISGGSSSGSAVAVALGIADFALGTDTAGSGRVPAALNGVVGVKPTLGLVPTTGVVPAARPYDAVTVFARTLAAAVPPLAVMTGPDGADPRSRAWPDAVRLAAPERPRVALPREEDLAPLSAQARAAFGAAADRLRASGAETAAVDVSPLLEAARLLYDGALVAERYAAVGAFLAGAPAGADPTVSAIVLASADLPAHALAADQERLDRHRAAAARLLSGFDALLLPTTTGHPALADVRADPVGVNRRLGTYTNFVNLLDLAAVAVPAGAADGGSFGVSVVTRAFDDQVGLDVSARLTGEEPPGPLPGNGIDLAVFGAHRRGQPLCHQLTGPGARYAGPVRTAAAYRLVALPTEPAKPGLVHVGPEGGGAVTGERWTLSPAALGRFLAELPAPMSLGRIRLDDGSGVLGFQCDPHAAAAGTDITHHGDWLAYLAARPDR; translated from the coding sequence GTGAACCCCACCGCCACCGCCACCACCACCGCCCCGGCCACCGCCGCGGAGCGGGTCGCCGCCGCCTACTGGCGCATCGAGGAGGCCGACCGGCCGGAGATCTGGATCACCCTGCGGCCCCGCGCGGAGGTGGAGGCCGAGGCCCGCGCCCTCGACGCCCGGACGGCCGCCGGGGAACGGCTGCCGCTGGCCGGGCTGGTGTACGCCGTCAAGGACAACATCGACGTCGCGGGCCTGCCCACCACCGCCGCCTGCCCCGCCTACGCCTACCGCCCCGAGGCGTCCGCCACGGCCGTGCGCCGACTGGCCGCCGCGGGCGCGATCGTCCTCGGCAAGACCAACATGGACCAGTTCGCCACCGGGCTGGTCGGCACCCGCAGCCCGTACGGGGAGGTGCGCGCGGCCCACCACCCGGAGCGGATCTCCGGCGGCTCCAGCTCCGGCTCCGCGGTCGCCGTGGCGCTGGGCATCGCGGACTTCGCGCTGGGCACCGACACCGCCGGCTCGGGCCGGGTGCCCGCCGCGCTGAACGGCGTCGTCGGCGTCAAGCCGACCCTCGGCCTGGTGCCGACCACCGGGGTCGTCCCCGCCGCCCGCCCCTACGACGCGGTCACCGTCTTCGCCCGCACCCTCGCCGCGGCCGTGCCGCCGCTGGCCGTGATGACCGGCCCCGACGGGGCCGACCCGCGCAGCCGCGCCTGGCCCGACGCCGTGCGGCTGGCGGCACCCGAGCGGCCGCGGGTCGCGCTGCCCCGGGAGGAGGACCTCGCGCCGCTGTCCGCGCAGGCGCGGGCCGCGTTCGGGGCGGCCGCCGACCGGCTGCGGGCGTCCGGCGCGGAGACCGCCGCCGTGGACGTCTCGCCGCTCCTGGAGGCCGCCCGGCTGCTGTACGACGGCGCCCTGGTCGCCGAACGGTACGCGGCCGTCGGCGCGTTCCTCGCCGGGGCCCCGGCGGGCGCCGACCCCACCGTCTCCGCCATCGTCCTCGCCTCGGCCGACCTGCCCGCGCACGCCCTCGCCGCCGACCAGGAACGCCTCGACCGCCACCGGGCGGCCGCGGCCCGCCTGCTGTCCGGCTTCGACGCCCTCCTGCTGCCGACCACCACCGGGCACCCCGCCCTCGCCGACGTCCGGGCCGACCCGGTCGGTGTGAACCGGCGGCTCGGCACCTACACCAACTTCGTCAACCTGCTCGACCTGGCCGCGGTCGCCGTCCCGGCCGGTGCGGCGGACGGCGGCTCCTTCGGCGTCAGCGTCGTCACCCGCGCCTTCGACGACCAGGTGGGCCTCGACGTCTCCGCCCGCCTCACCGGCGAGGAGCCCCCCGGCCCGCTGCCCGGCAACGGGATCGACCTGGCCGTCTTCGGCGCCCACCGGCGCGGCCAGCCGCTCTGCCACCAGCTCACCGGCCCCGGGGCGCGGTACGCGGGGCCCGTGCGCACCGCCGCCGCCTACCGGCTGGTCGCGCTGCCCACCGAACCCGCCAAGCCCGGCCTGGTCCACGTCGGCCCGGAGGGGGGCGGCGCGGTCACCGGCGAGCGGTGGACCCTCTCCCCGGCGGCGCTGGGCCGCTTCCTGGCCGAGCTGCCCGCGCCGATGTCGCTCGGCCGGATCCGGCTCGACGACGGCTCCGGGGTGCTGGGCTTCCAGTGCGACCCGCACGCCGCGGCCGCCGGCACCGACATCACCCACCACGGCGACTGGCTCGCCTACCTGGCCGCCCGGCCGGACCGCTGA